One genomic segment of Protaetiibacter intestinalis includes these proteins:
- a CDS encoding peroxiredoxin: MALENDTQAPDFDLANQFGEHVRLSDFRGRKPVALVFFPLAFSSTCTGELCALRDNLSLFQQHGVELIGISVDSKATLRAWAEEEGYDFTLLADFWPHGAVAKEYGVFLEEKGFANRATFVIDAKGVIRASFITAPGQARSVEEYRAALDEVLPVSV; encoded by the coding sequence GTGGCTTTGGAGAACGACACGCAGGCACCCGACTTCGACCTCGCGAACCAGTTCGGCGAGCACGTCCGGCTGAGCGACTTCCGCGGGCGCAAGCCCGTCGCGCTCGTGTTCTTCCCCCTCGCCTTCTCGAGCACCTGCACGGGGGAGCTGTGCGCGCTCCGCGACAACCTCTCCCTGTTCCAGCAGCACGGCGTCGAGCTCATCGGCATCTCCGTCGACTCGAAGGCGACGCTGCGGGCGTGGGCCGAGGAGGAGGGCTACGACTTCACCCTGCTGGCCGACTTCTGGCCCCATGGCGCCGTCGCCAAGGAGTACGGCGTCTTCCTCGAGGAGAAGGGCTTCGCGAACCGCGCGACCTTCGTGATCGACGCCAAGGGCGTCATCCGGGCCTCCTTCATCACCGCCCCCGGGCAGGCGCGCTCCGTCGAGGAGTACCGCGCGGCACTCGACGAGGTGCTGCCGGTCTCGGTCTGA
- a CDS encoding DUF1345 domain-containing protein yields the protein MTAADFRARPEHRWPVVVALLVAVVLYLLLPGAFLPALRYTIAGICLLALVPLIVFNPVRLTRETRLSRRLSIALAVVLLLANQVALVQLGYQLLVAHNSDAPAILLAAVQVWATNVIAYAIIYWELDRGGPVARRRDARDALPPADFRFPQDEDDDAVAEVAVRSSTRADWSPQFFDYLYFSTTDAMAFSPTDVMPLSIRAKALMLLESLSGFVVLALVIARAVNVMGG from the coding sequence ATGACCGCCGCCGACTTCCGCGCCCGTCCGGAACACCGCTGGCCGGTCGTCGTCGCACTCCTCGTGGCCGTGGTGCTCTACCTGCTGCTCCCCGGTGCGTTCCTGCCCGCGCTGCGCTACACGATCGCGGGCATCTGCCTTCTCGCCCTGGTGCCGCTCATCGTGTTCAACCCCGTGCGGCTGACGCGGGAGACGCGCCTGTCGCGGCGCCTCTCGATCGCCCTCGCCGTCGTGCTGCTGCTCGCGAACCAGGTGGCGCTCGTGCAGCTCGGCTACCAGCTGCTCGTGGCGCACAACTCCGACGCGCCCGCCATCCTGCTCGCCGCCGTGCAGGTGTGGGCGACGAACGTGATCGCCTACGCGATCATCTACTGGGAACTGGATCGCGGCGGACCCGTGGCCCGGCGTCGCGACGCCCGCGACGCCCTGCCGCCCGCCGACTTCCGCTTCCCGCAGGACGAGGACGACGACGCCGTCGCCGAGGTCGCGGTGCGCTCCTCGACCCGGGCCGACTGGAGCCCGCAGTTCTTCGACTACCTGTATTTCTCGACGACGGATGCGATGGCCTTCAGCCCCACCGACGTCATGCCGCTGTCGATCCGCGCGAAGGCGCTCATGCTGCTCGAGTCGCTGTCGGGATTCGTCGTCCTCGCGCTCGTCATCGCGCGCGCCGTCAACGTCATGGGCGGCTGA